A region of the Vigna unguiculata cultivar IT97K-499-35 chromosome 9, ASM411807v1, whole genome shotgun sequence genome:
CTGAGGCAGAACTCAAACTACCAACCAAATACGAATAAACCACACCACCCCAGTTATATTTAACAAGACTACTCAAATCATCTACAATTCCAAAAAGTGAAACAAAGACTGCTCCATTTCTATTAGGCAAAAGAAACTCAGAGATGCCTAAAAGAATGTACAACCGACAGTAATCTTCTACATCAAGACGTTCACACTCACTCAATAGATAATTATAGACCATACTAATTGTTacctttttttcaaaaaatttcttcCTACAAACACTATCAACGCCAACCTCCTCTAAATCAATTTTATCTCCATAAACCCTCAACCCCAGGCCTACACATACATCTAATAACTTAAATGATACAAATTCGGAGTTAATCATGAAACCTCCTCTACTCTCCACCCACACATTACTTAACTCACAAAGAAGGTTTTGACTAATCTTAACTCTTTCAtgcaacaaaacaaaccacCAAAATGGTGTTTGTTGAATACATTCTTTTTGCTCCACACTTAACTTCTTGTTCAACAAACCAATATATTGTGTTCTACAAGAATGTCTGAAACTAATCTGCAAATAGACATATTAAAAACCATAGGTTAAACTTATTGtactcaaatataaattaagttacaaaccatcaaaaaataaaatacctgACTTATATCACTACAATCTCCAACCTTGAAACCTTCACTACCTTCACAACCTTCACTAATGCCACTCATGTCAACTGACCTGCAATTATAAAACGCATTAACTATCACTCATATTCAAAAACACAAATCCAGTTTGCTTTTTCTACCCACCCAATCTTAAATGTCGAAACCGACAAACTCAGTTTCGAACATCCAACAACACAACTGCACTTCGCATTTTGTAGCCACCCGACCCTAACTGCCGAAACACTTCGCATTTTTGGTTTCACAAAATAGTTCACATTTTCAATTAACTATCCACGACAACATTTACGATTTACAGAGCATCAATTTGGGGAACAACtcatcaaaatatcatttcaaTCATCGACCAAGAAAATACGATAATGGCTTTCATTTCCggaaaaacatcacaaaaatagtGGTTTCATTTGGGGAAGAACATCATAAAAATAGGGGTTTGTAATCGGATAGTAAAACATACCAGAGCACCAATTGATTTGCAGAACAAGAACACTTCAAATTAGGGCTTCCAATTCGACGCACGAAGCTATGGCAGCAATCCGCACTCTCGCCTTTAGTTTAAACTGCAAGTGAAAGTTCTGTTTTTCtaacttttcctttttcctcTCAAGCGCGTGTATCACAACCTCACCATTCACTCCACCTTTTCTCACGCGTTTCTGCTCCCGTttccttaaaaattattaaaataatagctGCCACGTAGACGGGTAACTTTGGGGTCAAAAAAAGGGGGCATTCTATCATTATCCATCTTTATATAGACCACCACTAcccataaaaaatatcttattaaacATCAGACAATGTTTGGGAAGTCTACATAGTCATGTATGcatgaaataaacaaaaaataaaataaatgtcacCATGCCTTGCACTTAAGAAATACATATTTACGTAAAAAGTAACTCATGTGCCATACCAGCTTACAGAATCTAACAACATCTTCTATGATCTCCAGCAACATCGACAACATCGACATTACACCGATGAAGGTCAccatacatataaaaaatgttgaaggcttatatatatatatatatatatatatatatatatatatatatatatatatatatatatatatatatatatatatatataaaagtaccATGTAACTTTTAAAGCTCTAACATGCACTAAAACAAACTACTTAATGTGGTACTTAAGTCCTGAAACTCTCTCTTATAATGGACTAGTCTATTA
Encoded here:
- the LOC114164771 gene encoding uncharacterized protein LOC114164771; translated protein: MSGISEGCEGSEGFKVGDCSDISQISFRHSCRTQYIGLLNKKLSVEQKECIQQTPFWWFVLLHERVKISQNLLCELSNVWVESRGGFMINSEFVSFKLLDVCVGLGLRVYGDKIDLEEVGVDSVCRKKFFEKKVTISMVYNYLLSECERLDVEDYCRLYILLGISEFLLPNRNGAVFVSLFGIVDDLSSLVKYNWGGVVYSYLVGSLSSASVVLKKQSDQKHFHVVGCVYLLQLWAFDHFLFVKRKRAVIESKFPRLLRWIDYKVGDVSIRSSLKNNVEEISELVVKEALSKGDGERDKSKRKESVSGGTKKKEQLMGVIEQQEHDIRELGGAIAKLKSTLAERENKSKDEFVSPMNLNEVDVPSEAAEDRNATNSDMYVRMKNDPRLRLKSRLIQTPFAVYSRKKKTISK